A window of Scophthalmus maximus strain ysfricsl-2021 chromosome 10, ASM2237912v1, whole genome shotgun sequence contains these coding sequences:
- the LOC118283645 gene encoding uncharacterized protein LOC118283645 isoform X2 yields the protein MTSVEKRRSGRKSGRHRKHSDGGYSDTSSGGSFLDETDREVSNLTDRAFRSLCVGDEAVYNDSDLCSSSPYSQRDRQLAFSQSAQDRDREHRGREELKRAAHESFTLRVQQYGQDWIHGGMYGAEVHRDPQWEVYGERTQGRVSATFQPSFVETSQQEQSLREDQLCFFSNGATDLSSQQRRSRSRVSSLIRAFNSDRHRDEAGMDGKLREWNGETGWDKSALMNIQRELSEFSTSYQENFSSDRFPTAGQFSSRDTSFYSSEVAAVARMNSSSSFMSASHSKHSMSTQVNCNSNFFIHSEFSPFKVWRDHNRFLFQQGEVSGFMHCSEFPKWYETPMYKELSREAQPQGPYRFEERGIGHRSNLVPVVPPTPPRSTSTSTVLQKASAVEKRCESELAGHYPHRKRTQSLGANRLPSQRPSTASPTIEMSRRVRDTISSVKALQQKIKMMTEQSMATEMTANQQGALWSKDNPIPFGNNAETIASNVVRGNTTPFNISQRLTPSVHAHQEAETSGVRQCAVSPQPVEHAPVRAESRGATPDSRMSSYKSRATSLLFNLKDNRKRVKNTYSPPKFKNLETRERSKQPSVQEPRDTIIDIPDYPDSDSQFTHIEESSRTNAAAHQYVNKYQSPGLSLATLNTHPNTAHAGQYSEYTLSDYEAAQKQGEMSHHSRFTGFIPANYTTNQLANGQNLHEDLLSFTPNKQRMIDNVESLGGEVSGIKSYYAATETPKNTVNNQTREYFTSKADAEQRFNETAGREFSKVERYQQLKNNQNDYSNASSQDRCRQTNSQDTANSSLKAISVNSAWKQEKTALIERDQQAQANQRDATIKEDLNLPRDQYSKQNQQSINKECEDEFRQSFSLGQSSYRNTGLVNPNISNQLPQYSPVIGKDTVESQAYYGQQQPGAIRDKYALKKNHGHNEDNEMNENDLAQNYNQQTDQEYRNQHTLYPDRDKTMCMQEMGQRKQYIQVPKGCETQNLQPEQTTPQFEHNVQKNPLSNPDRAADPTIANQEKDRQFAEVKSEQATAEHINSQHTQTELAAAQHWAQVEQSKEESARIILAGQTGSEEVKEEQAELTERKRVKQAAAEHIKEEKRKGQHTEKHQQELRNITEEAGALHTKVEQGELVSAEQAEAERLKEEHIKTELAKTEQARIKQAVQARGERMKVEVVKEENVKTEQIEKEQSETEKFRTENIKAAQVVTEHRKAEEAKQEQMKEQQAQTEQENMKVIEIGKVKADHIKVKDVRQEKSKEDAIQGHVDAGQPTTQLSKAKEGKVEEQTKGELVKAEQAKTEDLQERLIKLGAKTTVIPQLRNGPDKIEQVKTELAKAKAELAKIKEKMRGEQKEKVKNVIIITKEEITTKDVALRVNMNKNEDYKKQDPPTQMHQQTEDLLVRKYGRDQADGGAGNFDSVREKYGLINAVTTNGNKESPARNNSLNNDKETLSLDTTTTVDNKKSKDKHSPTSGFATANTENKEEVRSFKSNELKEGDYVYSESSKEFKLSSSNYLPTWVDNGANCDTINDKVKDDSVEKLGKGLAMENTVVSHQRDSNLTKIPLERKPKSTEHSAGQGKDPHFTPPRALSHKERAQTKHEILTSKIKAHAEKEISAIKEKGFAIRDGFISKNPPRQLSGSQNINIRQRPPSQEVSKKHESTISSNITPKRQMEHSRIQKETVRSVSPLSSATIQVRSATSTCQLADQSQNQVPKEPLKSDNNVLGNIGDSKQVECYTTVTDLDLVENQKKENHSKVKSPIQSKEKAPEDIQRKQEPNHGANSGRQKDGLKDNPAISRDHLNKKKEDTTQATAPVKAEHSKHLITEKPDSNHKAVHEDSAPSLKVVCQNQNKTPVADDSLLIMGIMVTVRERKPFENNGQRDNSTQEQIHTKECCYSELDKCHPSSDLEAGRGNESAKEVSIAKAIDRVVQEIHPTEQKCQTEIAINNNPENLQETSTLETRKENVSENGTEKSTNLKESYSSDARPQREMPLAEKGLPSTVTVPAKNKVLAETQNLLYKQEIKERETNVLANKMPKENPAKGIRKEEVIRNIEELKKTQKTQTAHTKENLKVKVENTGINCKTDTNRVDAEALIKHDVQLSLTDDMTPVINTSKSKSVDGKRAPLLEEKRHDSTQNRNLSPKLQNKETHTGEKDQVDDDVHIDSIAIRVVQAVTTKENLNIAGKHHVKIVPSDVAIATEHKVESSICEEKVKNSDNDGRIKDHAPACSEKQTKDSLEDKLGVQYVLSSVRKLSDSLKINNQHKSINATTKNNQAENVKPDNVKGTRKLVDESKVQAMEGDYFQVQGVAETNNEVHNSANVGDTLDCISKEGEPPGFLPNKTAVNKEEKNDVVLNQSKRKTVESSTERVQYEEMEKKNLETEDKLTSKPTTGRQINNENMEAGQANHIRKHYTRNRSSSSPRERQSSSNSYPTRKNVVKEIPVVKPKPKEKVSTIPEISALADYARLKVIVSEEQENTIQEFPPNKKEGFFPLIQSRYSRRPVFTNDPKDISVKETVLPNKTEVSAKVNKEPKALIFPITEKKHQRTGMFKLGDEERQEKMVLGARGILDAGAKQEQRLKERNKSPTTYLKNQGAGTDTQTLCQVDQSIPQANNPPLQVSSSSSAVNRPTNASQRPKSLVSSDPHEKCEEFSSKPERISFLDNNCPSQGTIGQVHNIEESTTALRKDEKFENKLSKTGEERKEKLRHRGRATQHEETIATPLEQEPASRTEEEKRAEEMRIKHIMEESRASLVEEERRAAQREGERRAKEREAIANRVKERREKQREADKRAEEERKAQQVKKDRAALKGEEMGANQREEEIREKEIKRIESGEESRATLRGEEEQIKETEEKRRLKNQEVERASQEEQQRRAAQEQQQRRTTQEEEQRRTAFLIEEQRRAKQTEVKRLAEIEEENKRSQREVEDRKAAKNEKTIMKQREEQAKQEETRQVEESQTDEERRAAREPLTQREDEIRAKKGEEEENLAAQREKERDTQIEQRRAAQMMDALQYYAITSTESERKPKDRHSCSPSPSQQKNNRSVRESTEDSGSHIRPYRPHGPASPAPSPAPALPRSNTSSPALGAKPSMFRVKDNTIRGSSFTKSIKPRFHKNFGEDFRVGLPMERVSEGGEGEQEIMRQSAGIPVQPDTGLNRLAVIKEFSTFQPTSSQDYSAHLPHHRPYSRRSIALDEDDSRSVISNMSEDVESFATSASDLADIRGLYDARPESACSYSSDVSRSMGKPPVVPPKSEKALRRAKRLTTRRIKKELCKPAEDSPAAVEKPQDVTSIRSSSEFQ from the exons ATGACCTCAGTTGAGAAGCGCCGCTCAGGCCGAAAGAGTGGCCGGCACCGAAAGCACAGCGATGGAGGCTACAGTGATACTTCCAGTGGTGGGTCATTTCTGGATGAGACCGACCGGGAGGTCAGCAATCTGACAGATCGAGCATTCAGGAGTCTCTGCGTTGGAGATGAGGCTGTTTATAATGACTCGGACCTCTGTTCATCTTCCCCATacagccagagagacagacagctggCCTTTAGCCAGAGTGCccaggacagagacagagagcacagagggagggaggaactTAAGAGAGCTGCACACGAGAGCTTCACCCTCAGAGTGCAGCAGTATGGACAGGACTGGATCCATGGTGGAATGTATGGGGCTGAGGTGCACAGAGATCCACAGTGGGAGGTTTATGGGGAACGGACACAGGGGAGGGTTTCAGCCACATTCCAGCCATCCTTTGTGGAAACCTCTCAACAGGAACAATCTCTGAGGGAAGACCAGTTGTGCTTCTTCAGCAATGGAGCCACAGATTTAAGTTCACAGCAACGCAGAAGCCGTTCCAGAGTTTCCTCCCTCATCCGAGCTTTTAACTCTGACAGACACAGGGATGAAGCAGGGATGGATGGTAAACTCAGAGAGTGGAATGGTGAGACAGGCTGGGACAAATCAGCTCTGATGAACATCCAAAGGGAACTTTCCGAATTCTCTACATCATACCAGGAAAACTTTAGCAGTGATCGTTTCCCAACAGCTGGCCAGTTCTCATCCCGAGACACCAGCTTCTACTCCTCTGAAGTAGCAGCAGTGGCTCGTATGAATTCTTCATCCTCTTTCATGAGCGCTTCCCACAGTAAACACAGCATGTCCACGCAGGTTAACTGTAACTCTAACTTTTTTATACACAGTGAGTTTAGTCCCTTCAAGGTATGGAGGGACCATAACAGGTTTCTTTTTCAACAAGGAGAAGTCTCAGGGTTTATGCACTGCTCTGAGTTTCCTAAATGGTATGAGACACCAATGTACAAGGAGCTTTCGCGGGAGGCCCAGCCACAGGGTCCTTATAGGTTTGAGGAGAGGGGTATTGGACACCGAAGTAATTTGGTGCCAGTGgttcctcccactcctccacGCTCTACGTCAACATCTACAGTGCTGCAGAAAGCTTCAGCTGTTGAGAAACGCTGCGAGTCAGAGTTGGCAGGTCATTATCCCCACAGGAAGCGGACGCAGAGCCTCGGAGCTAACAGGCTACCATCCCAGCGCCCATCTACTGCATCACCAACCATCGAGATGTCTCGACGTGTCCGGGACACCATCAGCTCAGTGAAAGCTCTGCAgcagaaaatcaaaatgatgacAGAGCAAAGCATGGCAACAGAGATGACAGCAAATCAACAAGGAGCACTTTGGAGCAAAGATAATCCAATTCCTTTTGGCAACAATGCAGAAACAATAGCATCAAATGTTGTCAGAGGTAACACTACCCCATTCAACATCAGTCAGCGgctcacaccttcagttcatgCACATCAAGAAGCAGAGACATCAGGGGTCCGACAATGTGCAGTTTCACCTCAGCCTGTGGAACATGCTCCAGTGCGAGCTGAAAGCAGGGGAGCCACTCCAGACAGTAGGATGTCTAGCTACAAATCTAGAGCCACCAGCCTACTCTTCAACCTCAAAGACAACAGGAAAAGAGTCAAAAACACCTATAGCCCTCCCAAATTCAAAAACTTGGAAACACGGGAGAGAAGCAAACAGCCCAGTGTCCAGGAGCCTAGAGACACTATAATAGATATCCCTGATTATCCAGATTCAGACAGTCAGTTTACACACATAGAAGAATCCAGCAGGACAAATGCTGCCGCACATCAATATGTCAACAAGTATCAGAGCCCTGGACTGTCACTTGCAACACTAAATACTCATCCTAATACAGCACATGCAGGCCAATACTCAGAATACACGTTAAGTGATTACGAGGCAGCTCAGAAGCAAGGTGAGATGAGTCATCACTCCAGGTTCACTGGCTTCATACCTGCAAATTACACCACCAATCAACTGGCTAATGGACAGAATCTCCATGAAGACTTATTGTCATTTACTCCCAATAAGCAACGTATGATAGATAATGTAGAATCTCTGGGAGGGGAGGTATCTGGGATTAAATCATATTATGCAGCTACAGAAACACCAAAAAATACTGTCAACAATCAAACAAGGGAATATTTCACGAGTAAAGCAGATGCTGAGCAACGTTTTAATGAAACAGCGGGAAGGGAATTCTCAAAGGTGGAGAGATATCAGCAGctcaaaaacaaccaaaatgaTTACAGCAATGCGTCCTCACAGGATAggtgcagacaaacaaacagccaagATACAGCAAATTCCAGTCTGAAAGCTATCTCTGTTAACTCCGCATGGAAACAAGAGAAAACCGCTTTGATAGAAAGAGATCAACAGGCACAGGCAAACCAAAGAGACGCCACAATAAAGGAGGATCTAAATTTACCCAGAGACCAATACAGTAAACAAAATCAGCAAAGTATAAATAAAGAATGTGAAGATGAGTTTAGGCAGAGTTTTAGTTTGGGACAGTCTTCTTATAGAAATACTGGGTTGGTCAATCCCAACATTTCAAATCAACTGCCACAATATTCTCCTGTAATTGGTAAGGACACTGTAGAAAGTCAAGCATATTATGGACAACAGCAACCTGGAGCAATTAGGGACAAATATGCACTTAAAAAGAATCATGGACACAATGAggacaatgaaatgaatgaaaatgatttggcaCAGAATTATAATCAGCAAACTGATCAGGAATACCGAAACCAACACACCTTATATCCAGACAGAGATAAAACTATGTGCATGCAGGAAATGGGACAGAGAAAACAATATATACAAGTTCCAAAGGGATGTGAAACACAAAATCTCCAGCCAGAGCAAACCACACCACAGTTTGAACATAATGTGCAGAAAAATCCATTGTCCAATCCTGACCGTGCAGCTGACCCCACAATAGCGAACCAGGAGAAGGATAGACAGTTTGCTGAGGTCAAGTCTGAACAGGCCACAGCAGAACATATAAATTCGCAGCACACCCAAACAGAGCTGGCAGCCGCTCAGCACTGGGCTCAAGTGGAGCAATCCAAAGAAGAGTCAGCGAGGATAATTTTAGCAGGGCAGACTGGTTCAGAGGAAGTCAAAGAAGAACAAGCAGAACTAACAGAACGTAAAAGAGTAAAACAGGCGGCAGCTGAACATAttaaagaggagaagagaaaagggcaACATACGGAAAAACACCAACAAGAGCTAAGGAATATTACAGAGGAAGCAGGAGCCTTGCATACAAAAGTGGAGCAGGGTGAGCTGGTCAGCGCTGAACAAGCTGAAGCAGAAAGGCTGAAAGAAGAACACATAAAAACTGAACTGGCAAAGACAGAGCAGGCAAGAATAAAGCAAGCGGTACAGGCCAGAGGAGAAAGGATGAAAGTAGAGGTAGTCAaggaagaaaatgtcaaaacagaacaaattgaAAAAGAGCAAAGCGAGACAGAAAAATTCagaacagaaaatattaaagcaGCACAGGTTGTAACGGAGCatagaaaagcagaagaagCTAAACAAGAGCAAATGAAAGAGCAACAAGCTCAAACAGAACAAGAGAATATGAAGGTAATTGAAATAGGGAAGGTCAAGGCAGACCACATTAAAGTTAAGGATGTTAGACAAGAGAAATCAAAGGAAGATGCAATTCAAGGTCACGTAGATGCAGGGCAGCCTACAACACAGTTGAGCAAAGCCAAAGAGGGAAAAGTTGAAGAGCAGACAAAAGGGGAGCTAGTTAAAGCAGAGCAAGCAAAAACAGAGGACCTGCAAGAACGGTTAATTAAACTTGgagcaaaaacaacagtgataCCACAGCTCAGAAATGGGCCAGATAAAATTGAACAGGTTAAGACAGAGTTAGCTAAAGCTAAAGCAGAATTAGCCAaaataaaggagaaaatgagaggtgaacaaaaagagaaagtcaaAAATGTTATCATCATAACTAAAGAAGAAATTACAACCAAAGATGTTGCTTTAAGggtaaatatgaataaaaatgaggaTTACAAAAAGCAGGACCCGCCAACACAAATGCATCAACAGACGGAAGATTTACTTGTCAGGAAATATGGTAGAGATCAAGCTGATGGAGGAGCTGGTAATTTCGACAGTGTAAGAGAGAAATATGGTTTGATAAATGCAGTTACAACAAACGGAAACAAGGAGTCACCTGCAAGAAATAATTCCTTGAATAATGACAAAGAAACTTTATCTCTTGACACAACTACGACAGTGGATAACAAGaaatcaaaagacaaacataGCCCTACAAGTGGATTTGCAACAGCTAACACAGAAAATAAGGAGGAAGTAAGAAGCTTTAAATCCAATGAGTTGAAAGAGGGTGACTATGTTTACAGCGAGTCATCCAAAGAATTCAAATTATCCAGTTCTAATTATCTACCTACCTGGGTAGATAATGGAGCAAATTGTGACACTATTAATGATAAAGTGAAGGATGACAGTGTTGAAAAGTTGGGAAAAGGGTTAGCTATGGAGAACACTGTTGTTTCACATCAAAGAGATTCTAATTTGACAAAAATCCCCCTTGAAAGAAAACCTAAGTCAACTGAGCACAGTGCAGGTCAAGGAAAAGATCCACATTTTACCCCTCCCAGAGCATTGTCCCATAAAGAGAGAGCGCAGACTAAGCATGAGATTCTCACTTCCAAGATAAAAGCTCACGCTGAAAAAGAGATTTCAGCAATTAAAGAGAAAGGGTTTGCAATAAGAGATGGGTTTATATCCAAAAATCCTCCCAGGCAATTATCAGGCAGTCAGAATATTAATATACGACAGAGGCCACCATCACAGGAAGTGTCTAAAAAGCATGAAAGCACAATATCCAGTAATATTACACCAAAGCGCCAGATGGAGCATTCaagaatacagaaggaaacagTCCGGTCTGTGTCACCCCTCAGTTCTGCTACAATACAAGTGAGGTCTGCAACAAGCACTTGTCAGTTAGCAGACCAATCACAGAACCAGGTTCCAAAAGAACCACTGAAAAGCGATAACAATGTGCTAGGAAATATTGGTGATTCAAAACAGGTAGAATGTTATACCACAGTCACAGACTTGGACTTGGtagaaaatcaaaagaaagaaaatcattcaAAAGTTAAATCACCGATACAAAGTAAAGAGAAGGCACCTGAGGACATCCAAAGAAAACAGGAACCAAATCATGGAGCAAACTCTGGAAGACAGAAAGATGGACTCAAAGACAATCCTGCCATTAGCAGGGACCACCTGAACAAGAAGAAAGAGGATACAACACAAGCTACAGCTCCGGTTAAAGCTGAACACTCCAAACATTTGATAACAGAAAAGCCTGATAGTAACCATAAAGCAGTTCATGAGGACTCAGCACCTTCATTAAAGGTTGTCTGTCAAAATCAGAACAAGACCCCTGTTGCTGATGACAGCTTGCTGATCATGGGAATAATGGTAACAGTGCGAGAAAGAAAGCCATTTGAGAACAATGGTCAAAGGGATAACAGCACCCAggaacaaatacatacaaaagaATGCTGTTATTCAGAGTTAGATAAATGCCATCCCAGCTCAGATCTAGAAGCAGGTAGAGGAAATGAATCTGCAAAAGAAGTAAGCATAGCAAAGGCAATAGACAGAGTTGTACAGGAAATCCATCCCACAGAGCAGAAATGTCAAACTGAAATTGCTATAAATAATAATCCTGAAAATTTGCAAGAAACTTCAACCCTAGAAACTagaaaggaaaatgtgtcagaGAATGGCACAGAGAAAAGCACTAATCTCAAGGAGAGTTATTCTTCAGATGCAAGACCCCAAAGGGAAATGCCACTGGCTGAGAAAGGTTTACCATCCACAGTAACTGTACCTGCTAAAAATAAAGTGTTGGCTGAAACTCAAAACCTTCTCTACAAGCAGGagataaaagaaagagaaacaaatgtcCTTGCAAATAAAATGCCAAAAGAGAACCCAGCAAAGGGCATAAGGAAAGAAGAAGTTATAAGGAATATAgaagaactgaaaaaaacacaaaaaacacaaacagcacataCCAAGGAGAACCTCAAGGTCAAAGTGGAGAACACAGGAATCAACTGCAAGACTGATACAAACAGAGTCGATGCTGAAGCTCTTATAAAACATGATGTCCAGCTATCATTGACAGACGATATGACACCTGTCATAAATACATCCAAAAGCAAGAGTGTAGATGGCAAGAGGGCACCTCTACTGGAAGAAAAGAGACATGACTCAACACAAAATAGAAATCTATCTCCAAAATTACagaacaaagagacacacaccgGAGAGAAGGATCAAGTGGATGATGATGTGCATATAGACAGCATTGCCATCAGAGTTGTGCAAGCTGTAACTACGAAGGAGAACCTGAACATTGCAGGAAAACATCATGTCAAAATTGTCCCTTCTGATGTGGCTATAGCTACAGAACATAAAGTTGAATCATCAATCTGtgaagaaaaagtgaagaaTTCAGACAATGATGGCAGAATCAAAGACCACGCTCCAGCATGCAGTGAGAAGCAGACGAAAGACAGTTTGGAAGACAAACTAGGAGTACAATATGTGTTGTCCAGTGTAAGAAAACTGTCTGATTCATTGAAAATTAACAACCAACACAAAAGTATCAATGCAACTACTAAGAATAATCAAGCTGAAAATGTAAAGCCTGACAATGTAAAGGGAACTAGGAAATTAGTAGATGAATCAAAGGTACAAGCAATGGAAGGAGACTACTTTCAAGTGCAAGGGGTAGCAGAAACAAATAATGAAGTACACAACAGTGCAAATGTTGGAGATACATTAGATTGTATTTCAAAAGAAGGGGAACCTCCAGGGTTTCTACCAAACAAGACTGCTGtcaacaaggaagaaaaaaatgatgttgtgtTGAATCAAAGTAAGAGGAAAACAGTGGAATCAAGTACAGAAAGAGTTCAATatgaggaaatggaaaagaaaaacttggaAACAGAGGATAAACTGACTTCAAAACCGACCACAGGGAGacagattaataatgaaaatatggaAGCAGGTCAAGCTAATCATATCAGAAAACATTATACAAGGAACCGATCCAGTTCATCACCGAGGGAAAGACAGAGCTCAAGCAATTCATATCCAACAAGGAAAAATGTAGTCAAGGAGATACCCGTAGTTAAACCAAAACCGAAAGAAAAGGTATCTACAATACCTGAAATATCTGCACTTGCAGACTATGCCAGACTAAAAGTAATTGTTTCAGAAGAGCAGGAAAACACAATTCAGGAATTCCCACCCAACAAAAAGGAAGGATTCTTTCCACTAATACAGTCTCGTTATAGCAGACGACCAGTGTTCACTAATGACCCAAAAGACATCTCTGTAAAAGAGACAGTTTTGCCAAATAAGACAGAGGTGAGTGCCAAAGTGAACAAAGAGCCCAAAGCCTTGATATTTCCCATAACTGAGAAGAAACACCAAAGGACAGGAATGTTCAAACTGGGAGATGAAGAAAGGCAAGAGAAAATGGTCTTAGGTGCCCGAGGTATATTAGATGCTGGAGCTAAACAGGAACAACGtctcaaagaaagaaacaaatcaccAACAACTTATCTTAAGAACCAGGGGGCTGGAACTGATACTCAAACACTTTGTCAAGTAGATCAAAGTATTCCTCAGGCAAACAATCCTCCGTTGCAAGTATCAAGTTCATCTTCTGCAGTCAACAGGCCAACAAATGCCTCGCAACGCCCAAAGTCACTTGTGAGCTCCGATccacatgaaaaatgtgaagaattTTCCTCAAAACCTGAAAGAATATCATTTTTGGATAACAATTGTCCTTCACAAGGCACCATTGGACAAGTGCACAACATAGAGGAAAGCACAACAGCTCTAAGAAAAGATGAGaagtttgaaaataaactgtCTAAGAccggggaagagagaaaagaaaaactgagacaCAGAGGGCGTGCAACTCAGCATGAAGAAACCATAGCAACACCATTAGAGCAAGAACCAGCATcaaggacagaagaagagaaaagagcagaggaaatgagaataaaacacattatgGAGGAGAGTAGAGCTTCTCTGGttgaagaagagagaagagctgcccagagggaaggggagaggagagcaaaagAGAGGGAAGCCATAGCTAATAGGGTCAAGGAGCGGcgggaaaaacagagagaagcagacaagagagcagaggaagagagaaaagctcAACAGGTGAAAAAGGACAGGGCTGCTCTTAAAGGAGAAGAGATGGGAGCAaatcaaagagaagaagaaattcgAGAGAAAGAAATCAAGAGAATAGAGAGTGGGGAAGAGAGTAGAGCAAcattgagaggagaggaagagcagataaaagagactgaggagaagaggaggttgAAAAACCAAGAGGTGGAGAGGGCTTCtcaagaggagcagcagaggagagctgcacaagagcagcagcaaagaAGAACTACACAAGAAGAGGAGCAGCGAAGGACAGCTTTTCTGATTGAAGAGCAAAGGCGAGCTAAACAGACTGAGGTGAAGAGACTCGCTGAAattgaggaggaaaataaaagaagtcaGAGAGAGGTTGAGGACAGGAAAGCTGctaaaaatgagaaaacaattaTGAAGCAAAGAGAAGAACAAGCCAAACAGGAGGAGACTAGACAAGTTGAGGAGAGCCaaacagatgaggagagaagagcagcaCGAGAACCGCTAACTCAAAGAGAGGATGAGATCAGGGCtaaaaagggagaagaagaagaaaatcttgctgctcagagagaaaaggagagagacactCAGATAGAGCAGAGAAGAGCAGCTCAGATGATGGATGCTCTCCAGTACTACGCGATCACCTCAacagagtcagagaggaaaCCCAAAGACAGACATTCATGCTCCCCTTCAccttcacaacaaaaaaacaatcgaTCAGTACGTGAGTCAACCGAGGACTCAGGGTCCCACATTAGGCCTTACAGGCCACATGGCCCTGCAtctccagctccatctccagctccagctctgcctcGCTCGAACACCTCCTCCCCAGCTCTGGGAGCCAAGCCGTCAATGTTCAGGGTGAAGGATAACACCATCAGAGGTTCCTCTTTCACCAAGTCAATCAAACCACGCTTCCACAAAAACTTCGGAGAAGATTTCCGAGTGGGTTTACCCATGGAAAGGGTgtcggagggaggagagggggagcaggagatAATGAGACAGAGTGCCGGAATTCCCGTCCAACCTGACACAGGGTTAAACAGACTTGCTGTTATCAAAGAGTTCTCAACTTTTCAGCCGACATCATCACAGGATTACTCAGCCCATCTCCCACATCACAGGCCTTACTCTAGAAGGAGCATTGCTCTGGATGAAGACGACTCCCGCTCTGTCATCAGCAACATGTCAGAGGATGTGGAGAGTTTTGCCACCAGTGCGTCAGACCTAGCAGATATACGAGGCCTGTATGACGCGAGGCCAGAATCAGCTTGTAGCTACAGCAGTGATGTGTCCCGTTCTATGGGCAAGCCGCCAGTTGTTCCCCCAAAGAGTGAGAAAGCCTTGCGCAGGGCCAAAAGGTTGACTACTCGGAGGATAAAGAAGGAGCTGTGCAAACCAGCAGAAGACAGCCCTGCTGCAGTTGAAAAACCTCAAGATGTCACCAGTATTCGTTCCTCCTCCGAG TTCCAGTGA